The following coding sequences are from one Rubinisphaera margarita window:
- a CDS encoding sulfite oxidase-like oxidoreductase, whose translation MTISDPKYQDGAPPEPVDLPDDVIISSDTRREERIPPGQSRTKKWPVLQAGSVPQVSTDQWTLTVDGLVDRPLSFTWDEFQQLPRVKVFSDFHCVTKWSRLGNLWEGVSTKTIFEMAGVQAEAKFVVAGGYDRGWTTNLPLEHFLSPDALLCDLHDGEPLSADHGAPVRLIVPLLYAWKSAKWLKSLTFVAEDQPGYWEQGGYHNIGDPWLEQRFGSDSIPPGYDS comes from the coding sequence ATGACGATCTCGGATCCCAAGTATCAGGACGGAGCCCCTCCCGAGCCGGTCGATCTGCCGGACGACGTCATCATTAGCAGCGACACTCGGCGGGAGGAACGCATTCCTCCGGGACAGTCCCGCACAAAGAAATGGCCGGTGCTGCAGGCCGGTTCCGTTCCCCAGGTCTCAACGGACCAGTGGACGTTAACGGTGGATGGTCTGGTCGATCGTCCTCTCTCGTTCACCTGGGACGAATTTCAGCAGCTGCCCCGCGTGAAGGTCTTCTCCGACTTTCACTGCGTCACGAAATGGTCGCGACTCGGGAATCTCTGGGAAGGGGTCAGCACGAAGACGATTTTTGAGATGGCCGGCGTTCAGGCCGAGGCGAAGTTCGTTGTCGCCGGCGGTTACGACCGGGGCTGGACGACGAATCTGCCGCTCGAGCATTTTCTTTCGCCCGATGCTCTTCTGTGTGACCTGCACGATGGCGAACCACTTTCTGCGGATCACGGGGCTCCCGTGCGACTCATCGTGCCTCTGCTGTATGCCTGGAAGAGTGCCAAGTGGTTGAAGTCGCTCACGTTTGTCGCCGAAGACCAGCCCGGTTACTGGGAGCAAGGGGGCTATCACAACATTGGCGATCCCTGGCTCGAACAACGCTTTGGCTCCGACTCGATTCCGCCCGGCTATGACAGTTAA
- the mutY gene encoding A/G-specific adenine glycosylase has product MTVNSADSETNLFEPATLKSFRADLKRWYRKAGRELPWRLTADPYRIWLSEIMLQQTTVAAVIPYYERFLARFPDVPALAAAEEAEVLRLWEGLGYYSRARNIHKTARIVAEERKGEFPRSAAELHELPGIGRYTAGAIASFAYDLPAPILEANTQRLYARLLAYDAPLQSTASQRTLWNFAEQLVPKREPGLFNQALMELGGQICKPVDPLCDDCPVSRHCRAFEQQRQHEIPHPKKKIELTDVVHLCVAVKQDDRFLVRQYSPEERWAGLWDFLRWEQNDFPILKRSRGRRSSELFTDQDLFTQEFARAEALLRERYQLPTEIQELALTIKHGVTRYRITLLCLVAEFGGDLADDQPTDQQWVTRDQLKELPLSKTGRQFANHLLNQ; this is encoded by the coding sequence ATGACAGTTAACTCAGCCGACTCGGAAACAAACCTGTTCGAACCGGCGACGCTGAAGTCGTTCCGCGCCGATCTGAAACGCTGGTATCGCAAAGCGGGCCGCGAATTGCCGTGGCGGCTCACCGCGGATCCGTATCGGATCTGGCTCAGCGAGATCATGTTGCAGCAGACAACTGTGGCGGCCGTCATTCCGTATTATGAACGGTTTCTGGCCCGCTTCCCCGATGTCCCGGCTCTTGCGGCCGCAGAGGAAGCCGAGGTGCTTCGGCTCTGGGAAGGGCTCGGCTACTATTCGCGGGCCCGCAACATTCACAAGACGGCCCGTATTGTCGCCGAAGAGCGAAAGGGCGAGTTCCCCCGCTCGGCTGCCGAGCTGCACGAACTCCCGGGCATCGGTCGCTACACCGCCGGCGCGATCGCCTCCTTCGCGTACGATTTGCCCGCTCCCATTCTCGAAGCGAACACGCAGCGGCTGTATGCCCGGCTGCTCGCCTACGATGCTCCACTGCAGTCGACTGCTTCGCAGAGAACGCTCTGGAACTTTGCCGAACAGCTGGTGCCGAAACGCGAACCGGGGCTGTTCAATCAGGCCTTGATGGAACTTGGCGGCCAGATCTGCAAACCGGTCGATCCGCTCTGCGATGACTGTCCCGTCTCCCGCCATTGTCGCGCCTTCGAGCAGCAGCGGCAGCACGAGATTCCGCATCCCAAGAAGAAGATCGAACTGACGGATGTCGTGCATCTTTGTGTGGCGGTAAAGCAGGACGACCGGTTCCTCGTGCGGCAGTATTCGCCGGAAGAACGCTGGGCCGGGCTCTGGGATTTTCTCCGCTGGGAGCAGAACGACTTTCCGATTCTGAAGCGTTCCCGCGGCAGGAGATCGAGTGAACTCTTCACGGATCAGGACCTGTTCACGCAGGAGTTCGCCCGAGCCGAGGCGTTGCTTCGTGAGCGATATCAGCTGCCGACCGAGATTCAGGAACTCGCGTTGACCATCAAGCACGGCGTGACGCGATACCGCATTACGCTGCTCTGCCTTGTGGCCGAGTTTGGCGGGGATCTCGCCGACGATCAGCCGACCGATCAGCAGTGGGTCACGCGGGACCAGCTGAAGGAACTGCCGCTGTCGAAAACGGGACGTCAGTTCGCCAACCATCTGTTGAATCAGTAA
- a CDS encoding endonuclease/exonuclease/phosphatase family protein, with protein MEDAPNQPESVAAEHGENAPRWFRPIALLTAGVLLLLQIVYMNRPDALTAITVFPVWIWTAAVSVPVLVMFLFASRRYGYLLILPVVVTLLLADTPLSLIRVLYQPAPPVVRAEKDDTIRIITLNCLHQQQAVADLKRFEPDIVLVQEYRRIDVEQVRRELFGEASFLIRNHDVAIFSRFPLTEHPMPRDLYRTCLAGRAEIGEMSLLLVPLHLNSPPPRLDLWKAESWRSYTKNRNRQREQLQLIFESLPKVTPKDAVVLGGDFNAPPGDAIFELLPPFMQDAFHEVGVGWGRTYANDLPVIRIDQLWSTPVVTPLRCMAVDSNGSDHRAVIVDYELRF; from the coding sequence ATGGAAGACGCCCCGAACCAGCCTGAATCTGTCGCAGCCGAGCATGGCGAGAATGCCCCGCGCTGGTTTCGTCCGATCGCGCTTCTCACGGCTGGGGTTCTGCTTCTGCTGCAGATCGTCTACATGAATCGGCCCGATGCACTGACGGCCATCACCGTCTTTCCCGTGTGGATCTGGACGGCTGCGGTCAGCGTGCCCGTGCTGGTGATGTTCCTGTTTGCCAGCCGGCGATACGGCTATCTGCTGATTCTCCCGGTCGTCGTCACGCTGCTGCTGGCCGACACTCCACTGTCGTTGATTCGCGTTCTCTATCAACCCGCACCGCCGGTCGTTCGTGCGGAAAAGGACGACACGATCCGGATCATCACGCTGAACTGCCTGCACCAGCAGCAGGCGGTCGCCGATCTGAAACGCTTCGAGCCCGATATCGTTCTCGTTCAGGAATACCGACGCATCGACGTCGAGCAGGTTCGTCGGGAACTCTTTGGCGAAGCGAGCTTTCTAATTCGCAATCACGATGTCGCGATCTTCAGTCGGTTTCCTCTGACGGAGCACCCGATGCCGAGAGATCTGTATCGCACCTGTCTGGCAGGGCGGGCGGAGATCGGGGAAATGTCGCTGCTGCTCGTTCCGCTGCATCTCAATTCGCCCCCGCCGCGACTCGATCTCTGGAAGGCCGAAAGCTGGCGAAGCTACACGAAGAACCGAAACAGGCAGCGGGAACAACTCCAGTTGATCTTCGAGTCCCTTCCGAAGGTGACTCCGAAGGATGCGGTTGTGCTCGGCGGCGACTTCAACGCTCCGCCGGGAGACGCCATCTTCGAACTGCTGCCCCCCTTCATGCAGGATGCCTTCCACGAAGTCGGCGTCGGCTGGGGGCGGACATACGCCAATGACCTGCCAGTGATTCGCATCGATCAGCTCTGGTCCACTCCGGTGGTCACCCCGCTCCGCTGTATGGCGGTTGACAGTAACGGGAGCGATCACCGAGCCGTGATTGTGGACTATGAGTTGCGTTTCTGA